A single genomic interval of Lathyrus oleraceus cultivar Zhongwan6 chromosome 7, CAAS_Psat_ZW6_1.0, whole genome shotgun sequence harbors:
- the LOC127106444 gene encoding protein NRT1/ PTR FAMILY 1.1, translated as MEQNKDIEQVVNKKLGGYRTMPFIIANETFEKVATVGLHVNMILYLLNEYQLEPSTAAIIIFLWNAGSNFMPLFGAFLSDSCLGRFRVIAWGTIIHLLGLIVLWLTAIIRQARPPRCDEKPCTSTTGAQFLFLFSSLALMAVGAGGIRPCSLAFAADQINDPKSAKNERVMRSFFNWYYVSVGVSVMVSVVFIVYIQVKAGWVVGFGIPVGLMFFSSVMFFLGSFMYVKVKPNKSLLAGFAQVIVASWRNRHMKLPQNSSGLWYSHSGSILVHPTDKARFLNKACIMKNREKDLDSNGAPIDPWSLCTVRQVEELKAVIKVLPIWSTGITIGITISQQSFSVVQANTMDRKFHNFEIPSTSFTAFGILTLTIWVAIYDRIIVPLLAKYTKRGKGLSLKQRMGIGIAISCLSTAVAALVEKKRRNQALREGLMNNPKGIVNMTAMWLVPQQCLVGFAEAFNVIGQIEFFYSQFPKTMSSIAISFFALGLGTGNLVASIIVKVVKIGTQGEGKVSWLESNINQGHYDYYYWLLTILSLVNLFYYFWCSWAYGSVEEIKNWDEEVDAKCEEDPKCEEENR; from the exons atggagCAAAACAAAGACATAGAACAAGTTGTAAACAAGAAGCTGGGTGGTTATAGAACCATGCCTTTTATCATAG CAAATGAGACTTTTGAGAAAGTTGCAACGGTAGGACTTCATGTGAATATGATTTTGTACCTACTCAATGAGTATCAACTAGAACCTTCAACTGCAGCTATCATAATATTTCTATGGAATGCTGGATCCAATTTCATGCCACTTTTTGGTGCTTTTCTTTCTGATTCTTGTCTCGGACGGTTCCGTGTCATTGCTTGGGGAACAATCATCCACCTTCTT GGATTAATTGTGTTATGGCTAACTGCAATCATTAGGCAAGCAAGGCCGCCACGTTGCGACGAAAAACCATGCACGAGTACAACGGGAGCACAGTTCTTGTTTCTTTTCTCATCACTTGCTTTAATGGCGGTTGGAGCCGGTGGAATTAGGCCTTGTTCTTTAGCTTTTGCAGCGGATCAGATAAACGATCCGAAAAGTGCGAAAAATGAGAGAGTGATGAGGAGTTTCTTCAACTGGTATTATGTTTCAGTTGGTGTTTCAGTGATGGTTTCAGTGGTGTTCATAGTGTACATACAAGTTAAAGCAGGTTGGGTTGTTGGTTTTGGTATTCCTGTGGGTTTGATGTTTTTTTCTTCTGTCATGTTTTTCTTGGGATCTTTTATGTATGTTAAAGTTAAACCAAACAAGAGTTTACTTGCTGGATTTGCTCAAGTAATTGTTGCATCATGGAGAAACAGACACATGAAACTGCCTCAAAACAGCTCTGGTTTGTGGTATTCTCACAGTGGTTCTATTCTTGTTCATCCTACGGACAAAGCAAG GTTCTTGAACAAGGCATGCATTATGAAGAATAGAGAGAAAGATTTAGACTCTAATGGTGCACCAATTGATCCATGGAGTTTGTGTACAGTAAGACAAGTAGAGGAATTGAAAGCAGTGATCAAAGTTCTTCCCATTTGGTCAACTGGAATCACAATTGGCATTACAATAAGCCAACAATCATTTTCTGTGGTACAAGCAAACACTATGGACAGAAAGTTTCACAATTTTGAGATTCCATCAACAAGTTTCACTGCATTTGGAATCCTCACATTAACCATATGGGTAGCTATATATGACCGTATCATAGTCCCTTTGTTAGCAAAATACACAAAAAGAGGAAAAGGACTTAGTTTAAAGCAAAGAATGGGAATTGGCATAGCAATCTCATGTTTATCTACTGCAGTGGCAGCATTAGTTGAGAAAAAGAGAAGAAACCAAGCATTAAGAGAAGGGTTGATGAATAATCCTAAAGGTATAGTGAACATGACAGCAATGTGGTTAGTGCCTCAACAATGTTTGGTTGGTTTTGCTGAGGCTTTTAATGTTATTGGACAGATTGAGTTTTTTTATTCTCAGTTTCCTAAAACTATGTCTAGCATTGCTATTTCATTTTTTGCTCTTGGACTTGGGACAGGGAATTTGGTGGCTAGTATTATAGTTAAGGTTGTTAAAATTGGGACACAAGGAGAAGGAAAAGTTAGTTGGTTGGAATCAAATATCAATCAAGGGCACTATGATTACTACTATTGGCTACTTACTATTCTAAGTTTGGTTAATTTGTTTTACTACTTCTGGTGTAGTTGGGCTTATGGAAGTGTGGAAGAGATTAAAAATTGGGATGAAGAGGTTGATGCTAAATGTGAGGAAGATCCTAAATGTGAGGAAGAGAATAGGTAG